One Primulina huaijiensis isolate GDHJ02 chromosome 8, ASM1229523v2, whole genome shotgun sequence genomic region harbors:
- the LOC140983181 gene encoding regulator of G-protein signaling 1-like isoform X1 has product MASCAAKGGCPSDYVAIAISFISILVLLVKAAAPYLIHKIPRPKGSGFWLVVIQVFASFNLLLSLVMGLGFLRFRRRHWWISCYVWAVWAEGPLGFGLLMSCRIVQAFQLYNIFVRRRLPPIRSYIFLPLLLLPWTVAASFIQIKKPLNNHCHMGTRWIITILSLHAIYVAVLVGFTAAVRHIEFRFHELKDLWRGILVSACSIGIWTGSYVLTEVHEDVPWLQIFSRFLLLFMTSVLVVVFFTVSMSQPLVSIMSLRRKEHQECKTMGDALGIIPESDVLFQRETSPLADHSEPLDKLLLNRRFRQSFMEFADSCLAGESVHFYEEVQQLDKIPHNDHVRRIYMARHIIDEYISPGSPMEVNISHRSRQEILNTPDLANPNLFDSALNELMHLMKMNLANDYWSSTFFLKLKEEDSMRTVGHDVEPLSGWNFSHRLSSIHCDDDPFQQDHSPKKSGSSHESGK; this is encoded by the exons ATGGCGAGCTGTGCTGCAAAAGGCGGCTGCCCCAGTGATTATGTGGCCATCGCCATCTCCTTTATCTCTATCCTCGT GCTTCTTGTGAAAGCTGCTGCTCCCTATCTAATTCACAAGATTCCACGACCCAAAGGCAGTGGCTTTTGGCTCGTAGTAATTCAAGTTTTTGCCAGCTTCAATCTTTTATTATCACTTGTG ATGGGCCTCGGTTTCTTGAGATTTAGAAGGAGGCATTGGTGGATATCTTGCTATGTATGGGCCG TTTGGGCTGAAGGTCCTCTAGGATTTGGCTTGCTGATGAGCTGTCGAATTGTACAGGCTTTTCAACTATATAACATATTTGTTAG GCGACGTTTGCCACCTATTCgatcatatatatttcttcCACTGCTTCTCTTGCCCTGGACTGTGGCTGCATCAT ttattcaaataaaaaagcCTCTAAATAATCATTGCCACATGGGGACTCGGTGGATCATCACAATCCTTAGCCTGCATGCAATTTATGTTGCAGTTTTGGTTGGTTTTACAGCAGCAGTTCGACATATAGAGTTTAGATTCCATGAACTCAAGGACCTCTGGCGAGGAATCTTAGTCTCCGCTTGTTCCATCG GGATATGGACTGGTTCTTATGTTCTGACTGAGGTCCATGAAGATGTTCCATGGCTTCAAATTTTCTCGAGatttttattactttttatg ACCAGTGTTCTCGTGGTGGTGTTTTTCACCGTGTCAATGTCGCAACCTCTTGTCTCGATTATGAGCTTGAGGAGAAAAGAACACCAGGAATGCAAGACAATGGGTGATGCCCTCGGTATCATACCTGAATCTGATGTTCTATTTCAGAGGGAAACGAGCCCATTGGCAGATCATAGCGAACCTTTGGATAAGCTTCTTCTGAACAGAAGATTTCGCCAGTCTTTCATGGAATTCGCCGATAG CTGCTTGGCTGGGGAAAGTGTCCATTTCTATGAAGAGGTGCAGCAGCTCGACAAAATCCCACATAACGATCATGTGAGAAGAATCTACATGGCAAGGCATATCATTGACGAATATATATCCCCGg GTTCACCAATGGAGGTTAACATTTCTCACCGCTCTCGCCAAGAAATTCTCAATACTCCTGACTTAGCCAACCCGAATCTCTTTGACAGTGCACTAAATGAGTTGATGCATCTAATGAAGATG AATTTGGCGAATGATTACTGGTCATCAACATTCTTCCTGAAACTGAAAGAAGAGGACAGTATGAGAACCGTAGGCCATGATGTAGAACCGTTATCCGGCTGGAATTTCTCGCACAGATTGAGTTCAATTCATTGTGATGACGACCCTTTTCAACAAGATCACAGCCCAAAAAAATCAGGATCCAGTCATGAATCAGGGAAATAA
- the LOC140983181 gene encoding regulator of G-protein signaling 1-like isoform X2, with protein sequence MGLGFLRFRRRHWWISCYVWAVWAEGPLGFGLLMSCRIVQAFQLYNIFVRRRLPPIRSYIFLPLLLLPWTVAASFIQIKKPLNNHCHMGTRWIITILSLHAIYVAVLVGFTAAVRHIEFRFHELKDLWRGILVSACSIGIWTGSYVLTEVHEDVPWLQIFSRFLLLFMTSVLVVVFFTVSMSQPLVSIMSLRRKEHQECKTMGDALGIIPESDVLFQRETSPLADHSEPLDKLLLNRRFRQSFMEFADSCLAGESVHFYEEVQQLDKIPHNDHVRRIYMARHIIDEYISPGSPMEVNISHRSRQEILNTPDLANPNLFDSALNELMHLMKMNLANDYWSSTFFLKLKEEDSMRTVGHDVEPLSGWNFSHRLSSIHCDDDPFQQDHSPKKSGSSHESGK encoded by the exons ATGGGCCTCGGTTTCTTGAGATTTAGAAGGAGGCATTGGTGGATATCTTGCTATGTATGGGCCG TTTGGGCTGAAGGTCCTCTAGGATTTGGCTTGCTGATGAGCTGTCGAATTGTACAGGCTTTTCAACTATATAACATATTTGTTAG GCGACGTTTGCCACCTATTCgatcatatatatttcttcCACTGCTTCTCTTGCCCTGGACTGTGGCTGCATCAT ttattcaaataaaaaagcCTCTAAATAATCATTGCCACATGGGGACTCGGTGGATCATCACAATCCTTAGCCTGCATGCAATTTATGTTGCAGTTTTGGTTGGTTTTACAGCAGCAGTTCGACATATAGAGTTTAGATTCCATGAACTCAAGGACCTCTGGCGAGGAATCTTAGTCTCCGCTTGTTCCATCG GGATATGGACTGGTTCTTATGTTCTGACTGAGGTCCATGAAGATGTTCCATGGCTTCAAATTTTCTCGAGatttttattactttttatg ACCAGTGTTCTCGTGGTGGTGTTTTTCACCGTGTCAATGTCGCAACCTCTTGTCTCGATTATGAGCTTGAGGAGAAAAGAACACCAGGAATGCAAGACAATGGGTGATGCCCTCGGTATCATACCTGAATCTGATGTTCTATTTCAGAGGGAAACGAGCCCATTGGCAGATCATAGCGAACCTTTGGATAAGCTTCTTCTGAACAGAAGATTTCGCCAGTCTTTCATGGAATTCGCCGATAG CTGCTTGGCTGGGGAAAGTGTCCATTTCTATGAAGAGGTGCAGCAGCTCGACAAAATCCCACATAACGATCATGTGAGAAGAATCTACATGGCAAGGCATATCATTGACGAATATATATCCCCGg GTTCACCAATGGAGGTTAACATTTCTCACCGCTCTCGCCAAGAAATTCTCAATACTCCTGACTTAGCCAACCCGAATCTCTTTGACAGTGCACTAAATGAGTTGATGCATCTAATGAAGATG AATTTGGCGAATGATTACTGGTCATCAACATTCTTCCTGAAACTGAAAGAAGAGGACAGTATGAGAACCGTAGGCCATGATGTAGAACCGTTATCCGGCTGGAATTTCTCGCACAGATTGAGTTCAATTCATTGTGATGACGACCCTTTTCAACAAGATCACAGCCCAAAAAAATCAGGATCCAGTCATGAATCAGGGAAATAA
- the LOC140983578 gene encoding very-long-chain 3-oxoacyl-CoA reductase-like protein At1g24470 isoform X1, giving the protein MLVLQWAFRTFIRPEKDLKIYGSWALVTGSTDGIGLAFAFKLAEKGLNLVLVSRDPNRLKQISGEIQVKYPEIEVKVLELEFSSDLAVSRVNGALKEMIQGLDIGVLINNVGITYPGAMYFHEVGENIWMNLVKVNVLGTTHVTKAVIRGMIHRGRGAIVNIGSGAAIVVPSHPLYAIYAASKAFELACRYVDQLSRSLYMEYKHCGIDVQCQVPLYVSTKMAASVAFVEKPSVFIPTAQHYVEAAIRRIGHESRCTPYWAHSIQWFFASILPDFLLDTWRLSIGRRRLL; this is encoded by the exons ATGCTGGTCCTCCAATGGGCTTTCAGAACCTTTATCAGACCAGAAAAAGACCTAAAAATCTACGGTTCCTGGGCACTGGTCACCGGCTCCACTGATGGAATCGGCCTAGCCTTTGCTTTCAAACTCGCGGAGAAGGGTCTCAACTTGGTACTCGTCAGCAGGGATCCCAACAGGTTGAAACAAATTTCCGGCGAAATCCAGGTGAAATATCCTGAGATTGAGGTCAAGGTTCTTGAGCTCGAATTCTCTTCAGATTTAGCTGTTTCCAGGGTTAATGGAGCGTTGAAGGAGATGATCCAGGGCTTGGATATCGGGGTCTTGATCAACAATGTGGGGATTACATATCCAGGAGCGATGTATTTTCACGAAGTGGGTGAGAATATTTGGATGAATTTGGTTAAGGTTAATGTTTTAGGTACGACGCATGTTACGAAAGCTGTGATACGAGGAATGATCCACCGGGGGAGAGGCGCCATTGTTAACATTGGTTCAGGTGCTGCCATTGTTGTACCTTCGCATCCTCTTTATGCAATCTATGCTGCCTCAAAAGC TTTTGAACTGGCATGCAGGTACGTAGATCAGTTGTCCAGAAGCTTATACATGGAATACAAGCACTGTGGAATCGACGTTCAATGCCAG GTAcctttatatgtctcaaccaaAATGGCAGCAAGTGTTGCATTTGTGGAGAAACCATCGGTATTTATACCAACTGCACAACATTATGTGGAAGCAGCAATTAGGCGGATAGGGCACGAATCGAGATGCACCCCTTATTGGGCGCATTCCATCCAGTGGTTCTTCGCCTCCATCTTGCCTGATTTCCTTCTCGACACTTGGCGTCTTTCGATTGGAAGACGACGGCTGTTGTAG
- the LOC140983578 gene encoding very-long-chain 3-oxoacyl-CoA reductase-like protein At1g24470 isoform X2 translates to MLVLQWAFRTFIRPEKDLKIYGSWALVTGSTDGIGLAFAFKLAEKGLNLVLVSRDPNRLKQISGEIQVKYPEIEVKVLELEFSSDLAVSRVNGALKEMIQGLDIGVLINNVGITYPGAMYFHEVGENIWMNLVKVNVLGTTHVTKAVIRGMIHRGRGAIVNIGSGAAIVVPSHPLYAIYAASKAYVDQLSRSLYMEYKHCGIDVQCQVPLYVSTKMAASVAFVEKPSVFIPTAQHYVEAAIRRIGHESRCTPYWAHSIQWFFASILPDFLLDTWRLSIGRRRLL, encoded by the exons ATGCTGGTCCTCCAATGGGCTTTCAGAACCTTTATCAGACCAGAAAAAGACCTAAAAATCTACGGTTCCTGGGCACTGGTCACCGGCTCCACTGATGGAATCGGCCTAGCCTTTGCTTTCAAACTCGCGGAGAAGGGTCTCAACTTGGTACTCGTCAGCAGGGATCCCAACAGGTTGAAACAAATTTCCGGCGAAATCCAGGTGAAATATCCTGAGATTGAGGTCAAGGTTCTTGAGCTCGAATTCTCTTCAGATTTAGCTGTTTCCAGGGTTAATGGAGCGTTGAAGGAGATGATCCAGGGCTTGGATATCGGGGTCTTGATCAACAATGTGGGGATTACATATCCAGGAGCGATGTATTTTCACGAAGTGGGTGAGAATATTTGGATGAATTTGGTTAAGGTTAATGTTTTAGGTACGACGCATGTTACGAAAGCTGTGATACGAGGAATGATCCACCGGGGGAGAGGCGCCATTGTTAACATTGGTTCAGGTGCTGCCATTGTTGTACCTTCGCATCCTCTTTATGCAATCTATGCTGCCTCAAAAGC GTACGTAGATCAGTTGTCCAGAAGCTTATACATGGAATACAAGCACTGTGGAATCGACGTTCAATGCCAG GTAcctttatatgtctcaaccaaAATGGCAGCAAGTGTTGCATTTGTGGAGAAACCATCGGTATTTATACCAACTGCACAACATTATGTGGAAGCAGCAATTAGGCGGATAGGGCACGAATCGAGATGCACCCCTTATTGGGCGCATTCCATCCAGTGGTTCTTCGCCTCCATCTTGCCTGATTTCCTTCTCGACACTTGGCGTCTTTCGATTGGAAGACGACGGCTGTTGTAG